From the genome of Clostridium sp. BNL1100, one region includes:
- a CDS encoding SDR family oxidoreductase, producing the protein MAGLFDLSGKIAVVTGASSGLGVQFAMALAKQGADIAIVARRVEKLQVVKKQIEELGVRCFAVRCDVSDSADIKNAVNEIKEYFGTIDILVNNAGIGLTGPAEEQSDELWQTMMSVNINGVYYFAREVGKIMLEKKYGKIINIGSIHSTVAMPGLPITAYCTTKGAVEMLTKSLASEWAKHGITVNAIGPAYFPSEMTDDVLANEDFHNLIKASCPMGRTGRDGELDGAIVYFASDASSYTTGQLLSVDGGWTTI; encoded by the coding sequence ATGGCAGGATTATTTGATTTATCAGGAAAAATAGCAGTTGTTACAGGAGCATCTTCAGGTTTGGGAGTTCAGTTTGCAATGGCTCTTGCAAAACAAGGAGCTGATATTGCTATTGTTGCAAGAAGAGTTGAAAAATTACAAGTGGTAAAGAAGCAAATTGAAGAACTTGGAGTACGTTGCTTTGCAGTAAGATGTGACGTATCAGACAGTGCTGATATTAAAAATGCAGTTAATGAGATTAAAGAATACTTTGGAACTATTGATATATTGGTAAACAATGCCGGTATTGGTTTAACAGGGCCTGCTGAAGAACAATCAGATGAATTATGGCAGACAATGATGAGTGTTAACATAAATGGAGTTTACTATTTTGCACGTGAAGTCGGAAAGATTATGCTTGAAAAGAAATACGGTAAAATAATTAACATCGGTTCAATACATAGCACCGTTGCAATGCCGGGACTTCCTATAACTGCATACTGTACTACAAAAGGCGCAGTAGAAATGTTAACAAAATCATTGGCAAGCGAGTGGGCTAAACACGGCATTACAGTTAACGCAATCGGCCCTGCATATTTTCCAAGCGAAATGACAGATGATGTTCTTGCAAATGAAGATTTCCACAATCTTATCAAAGCAAGTTGTCCGATGGGAAGAACAGGAAGAGACGGAGAATTAGACGGTGCTATCGTTTATTTTGCTTCCGATGCATCCAGCTATACTACAGGACAGCTCTTATCAGTTGATGGTGGTTGGACAACAATCTAA
- a CDS encoding zinc-ribbon domain-containing protein, producing the protein MADKIITCKDCNSQFTFTENEQAFYKEKGFDNEPQRCPDCRRARKQQNNNRGGGRSYGNRW; encoded by the coding sequence ATGGCTGATAAAATAATAACTTGTAAGGATTGTAATTCACAATTCACTTTCACTGAAAACGAACAGGCTTTCTACAAAGAGAAAGGGTTCGACAATGAGCCTCAAAGATGTCCTGACTGCAGAAGAGCAAGAAAGCAGCAAAACAACAACAGAGGCGGCGGAAGAAGCTACGGTAACAGATGGTAA
- the infC gene encoding translation initiation factor IF-3: MEVFFIRKNQVPINEEIRDPEVRLIDSDGAMLGVMSSKDAQKMAVTKNLDLVKIASNSEPPVCKIMDYGKYLFEQGKKEKEAKKNQKVVSIKEVRLSAKIDEHDFDVKVKSAYKFLKDGDKVKVSVKFRGREMKYTSDGKEVLEKFAQAVNDVGVPERQPKLEGKNMIVILNPNKK, encoded by the coding sequence GTGGAGGTGTTTTTTATTAGGAAAAACCAAGTACCAATTAATGAAGAGATAAGGGATCCTGAGGTCAGGTTAATTGATTCGGATGGTGCAATGCTGGGAGTTATGTCCTCAAAGGATGCACAAAAAATGGCTGTTACAAAAAATCTTGATCTTGTAAAGATTGCATCGAATTCGGAACCACCGGTTTGTAAAATTATGGACTATGGAAAATACTTGTTTGAGCAGGGTAAAAAGGAAAAGGAAGCCAAGAAGAATCAGAAAGTTGTTTCAATTAAGGAAGTAAGGTTGTCTGCCAAGATTGATGAGCATGATTTTGATGTCAAAGTAAAAAGTGCCTATAAATTTTTAAAAGATGGCGATAAAGTCAAAGTCAGCGTAAAATTTCGAGGTAGGGAAATGAAATATACATCAGATGGGAAAGAAGTTCTTGAAAAATTTGCCCAAGCGGTTAATGATGTTGGTGTACCTGAAAGACAGCCTAAGCTTGAGGGTAAAAACATGATAGTAATATTGAATCCCAATAAAAAGTAA
- a CDS encoding AMP-binding protein, translating to MEKFYKVRNITDLKDLLEQSCTLYSDKTAFLIKNKGDNYSKISYNQFGNDVEYFGTALLKLGLSNSSIAILGENRYEWCVSYLSTINGVGTVVPLDKELPTNEITNLLARSEATAIIFSGKYRAQIKMLKSTINTVKIYIDMDSQTNEDGILSFHDLIKSGKQLVEAGDKSFASVKIDPEAARILIFTSGTTDIAKGVMLSHQNICADIMGVCSTVQVNSDDKSLSILPLHHTYECSLGFLAFIYNGAAISFNDGLRNITKNLKNVKPTVMITVPLLIENIYKKIQDKLHKSRTVKIKFNFALFLTTILSIFKINLSRKLFKEIHDSFGGEMRLIIVGAAPIKPEVSRFFRRIGIKVLQGYGLTECSPLVAGNRDKSFKDKSCGKAIPGVEIKILKPDNNGIGEILVKGKNVMLGYFRNEKATQKCLSNGWFYTGDLGYMDRKGFLYITGRLKNVIVTKNGKKIFPEEVENYINSDPFVRESYVWGKYDENSGDTVVCAQILPNVEAISDKFNAINISKDELTKIFKNIVKTVNGKMPLYKHVKEFSLRENEFLRTTTHKIKRYVEEQKEGLAQIE from the coding sequence ATGGAAAAATTTTATAAGGTTCGTAATATTACTGATTTAAAGGATTTATTGGAACAAAGCTGCACTTTATATAGCGATAAAACTGCGTTTTTAATTAAGAATAAAGGTGATAATTATAGTAAAATAAGCTATAACCAGTTTGGTAACGATGTAGAGTATTTTGGAACTGCCTTATTGAAACTTGGTTTAAGCAACTCTTCTATTGCAATTTTGGGAGAGAACCGATATGAATGGTGTGTTTCATATTTATCAACAATCAACGGTGTGGGAACTGTTGTACCTTTAGATAAGGAACTACCTACAAATGAAATTACTAATCTTCTTGCAAGATCTGAAGCTACCGCTATAATCTTTTCCGGAAAATACAGAGCTCAAATAAAAATGTTAAAATCAACTATTAATACTGTTAAGATTTATATAGATATGGACTCTCAAACTAATGAGGATGGAATACTTTCATTTCATGATTTAATAAAATCAGGAAAACAACTTGTCGAAGCTGGTGACAAAAGCTTTGCTTCCGTAAAAATTGATCCGGAGGCTGCAAGGATTTTGATTTTTACTTCAGGTACCACAGATATAGCAAAAGGGGTTATGCTTTCACATCAAAATATTTGTGCGGATATAATGGGAGTGTGCTCTACTGTTCAAGTTAACAGTGACGATAAATCTTTATCTATATTGCCATTGCATCACACATATGAATGTTCATTAGGGTTTTTAGCCTTTATATATAACGGAGCTGCTATATCCTTCAATGATGGACTTAGAAATATCACAAAAAACTTAAAAAATGTTAAACCAACTGTAATGATAACAGTACCTTTATTGATAGAAAATATTTATAAAAAAATACAAGATAAACTTCACAAAAGCAGAACAGTGAAAATAAAATTTAATTTTGCTTTATTTTTAACAACCATTTTATCAATTTTTAAAATAAACCTGAGCAGAAAATTATTTAAAGAAATACATGATAGCTTTGGTGGAGAAATGAGGTTAATTATTGTTGGGGCAGCCCCGATAAAACCGGAAGTTTCAAGGTTTTTCAGACGAATTGGGATTAAGGTTCTGCAAGGTTATGGATTAACGGAATGTTCACCTCTGGTAGCCGGTAACAGGGATAAAAGCTTTAAAGATAAATCATGTGGAAAAGCTATTCCCGGCGTTGAAATTAAAATTTTAAAACCTGATAATAATGGAATTGGGGAAATTTTAGTCAAAGGGAAAAATGTAATGCTAGGTTATTTCCGCAACGAAAAAGCTACTCAAAAGTGTTTGTCTAATGGGTGGTTTTATACAGGAGATCTCGGATATATGGACCGTAAAGGCTTCTTATATATAACAGGTAGGCTTAAAAACGTTATTGTAACCAAAAACGGTAAAAAGATTTTTCCTGAAGAAGTTGAAAACTATATAAATTCAGACCCATTCGTACGAGAATCTTATGTTTGGGGCAAGTATGATGAAAACTCCGGGGATACTGTTGTTTGTGCTCAGATTTTGCCCAATGTAGAAGCAATCTCCGACAAGTTCAATGCTATAAACATATCTAAAGATGAGTTAACGAAAATTTTTAAGAACATCGTTAAAACAGTAAATGGCAAAATGCCGCTTTACAAACATGTAAAGGAGTTCTCCCTAAGAGAAAATGAATTTCTTAGAACAACTACACATAAAATCAAGAGGTATGTGGAAGAACAGAAAGAAGGTCTTGCTCAAATAGAATAA
- a CDS encoding HAMP domain-containing sensor histidine kinase gives MIFKDKEKFTISRIFALIMAIIMTASMVLTFIIIYILLKFSFDPITGALTSSSFIALLCIAVGTIISSYVSSKMLRPILKINDAAKKVAMGDFSVRLEEKSIAKEVKQIAENFNIMVKELSNTETLRNDFVNNVSHEFKTPLAAIEGYATLLQDETLPREEEQKYINYILDNTARLAKLTQNILSLSRLDNQEIVLQKEHFLLDEQIRRVLLSYESKWEEKNLTIDLNLERVMFYGNPSLLAQVWSNIIENAIKFSNYNGVLTIDCLTNDNKVFITIKDNGIGMDNEVRRHAFDKFYQGERSHHVNGNGLGLALVKRIVELCGGTVSIESKKGIGTAVMISFQKL, from the coding sequence ATGATATTCAAAGACAAGGAAAAGTTCACCATATCCCGTATATTTGCACTTATTATGGCTATTATTATGACCGCATCAATGGTACTTACATTTATAATTATATATATACTATTGAAGTTCAGTTTTGATCCAATTACAGGAGCACTAACGTCTTCTTCATTTATCGCACTTTTGTGCATCGCTGTTGGAACTATCATTTCTTCATATGTTTCCAGTAAAATGCTTCGTCCCATACTAAAAATCAATGATGCAGCTAAGAAAGTGGCTATGGGGGATTTTTCCGTAAGATTGGAAGAAAAAAGTATAGCCAAAGAAGTGAAACAAATAGCTGAAAATTTCAATATAATGGTTAAAGAACTGTCAAATACCGAAACTTTAAGGAACGATTTTGTAAATAATGTTTCACATGAATTTAAAACCCCCCTTGCTGCAATTGAGGGTTATGCAACTTTATTACAAGATGAAACCTTACCAAGGGAGGAAGAACAAAAATATATTAATTATATATTAGATAACACAGCAAGGTTGGCAAAACTTACCCAAAATATTCTTTCATTATCACGGCTTGATAATCAGGAAATTGTTTTACAAAAGGAGCATTTTCTGCTGGATGAACAGATAAGACGTGTTCTTTTAAGCTATGAGAGTAAATGGGAGGAAAAGAACCTTACAATTGATTTAAATTTAGAAAGGGTTATGTTTTACGGAAATCCGTCTCTTCTTGCTCAGGTTTGGAGTAATATTATCGAAAATGCAATTAAATTTTCAAATTACAATGGAGTATTAACTATAGACTGTCTTACAAATGACAATAAAGTATTCATTACCATAAAAGATAACGGTATTGGTATGGATAACGAAGTAAGAAGACATGCTTTTGATAAATTTTATCAAGGAGAACGTTCACACCATGTCAATGGAAATGGACTTGGTCTTGCTCTGGTAAAGCGAATTGTGGAATTATGTGGAGGTACTGTTTCAATAGAAAGTAAAAAAGGAATCGGAACAGCTGTAATGATTTCATTTCAAAAGCTTTAA
- a CDS encoding response regulator transcription factor yields the protein MFNILVVEDDQSLSKLFCTVLAKHGYSYYVANDGLEAWDIIEKQYIDLVISDIMMPNMDGYELVKSLRDNGYNMPVLMITAKDTFEDMKNGFRVGTDDYMIKPVNVNEMILRVNALLRRAQIVNERKLIFGDMELTYDDLTVYINGEYMLIPQKEFYILYKLLSNPNKAFTKQQLMDEIWGMDTESDPHTLDVHISRLRERFKDNTQFEIKTIRGLGYKAVKP from the coding sequence ATGTTTAATATATTAGTAGTTGAAGATGATCAGTCACTGAGTAAGTTGTTTTGCACTGTTTTAGCCAAACACGGTTATTCTTATTATGTAGCAAATGATGGCCTTGAAGCTTGGGACATTATTGAAAAACAATATATTGACCTCGTTATATCAGATATTATGATGCCAAATATGGATGGATATGAATTGGTGAAAAGTTTACGAGATAATGGATATAACATGCCGGTACTTATGATTACAGCTAAAGATACATTTGAAGATATGAAGAATGGGTTTCGAGTAGGCACTGATGATTACATGATAAAGCCTGTAAATGTTAACGAAATGATTCTGCGTGTTAATGCTCTGCTTAGAAGAGCACAGATTGTAAATGAAAGAAAACTGATTTTTGGAGATATGGAATTAACTTATGACGACTTAACAGTATATATTAATGGGGAATATATGCTTATACCTCAAAAAGAATTTTATATCCTTTATAAGTTGCTCTCTAACCCTAACAAGGCTTTTACAAAGCAGCAGCTCATGGACGAAATCTGGGGAATGGATACTGAAAGCGATCCGCATACATTGGATGTCCATATTAGCAGATTAAGAGAGCGCTTTAAAGACAATACTCAATTTGAAATCAAAACCATTCGCGGTTTGGGGTATAAGGCGGTAAAGCCATGA